The Siniperca chuatsi isolate FFG_IHB_CAS linkage group LG7, ASM2008510v1, whole genome shotgun sequence genome includes a window with the following:
- the dhx36 gene encoding ATP-dependent DNA/RNA helicase DHX36: MSYGYGGGGGRRGRRGGRGYRDGSRERWDRGGGGGSRGHSSDFDQDGGGGQRDRPPPHLKGREIGLWYARYGAVRRKQADRRSRAVVQMDEAREQHITKLLNSVQNDQPGPERDGWDARASTSGNWPTSANRSGHCYFDGDEPEEDKQKIEIKSEEEEEDISPGQIKATHKSQRYISPAVAKDEPPDKWDEEEQPEEEKEKLRRKDKDLEFLFQEVVRDSSLDDCLKRDLQSKKSDPKYKEMLKFREKLPSYGKKEELVELINLNRVLVVSGETGCGKTTQVTQFILDDYINRGVGSMCRVVCTQPRRISAISVAERVAAERAESVGNGNSCGYQIRLQSRLPRRQGSVLYCTTGIILQWLRSDPLLSSISHLVLDEIHERNLQSDVLLVIVKDLLKLRDDLTVILMSATLNAEKFSRYFDNCPMIHISGLTFPVEEFLLEDIVEMTRYRPQNQDRRSSWKRGFLQGRNSRPEKEEKEAEYKESWPCYARTLQGRYSDNTIEALEMLDNDEKIDLELILALICHIVLKDEEGAILVFLPGWDNISSLNDLLMAQQMFRSDRFVIIPLHSLMPTVNQAQVFKRPPPGVRKIVIATNIAETSITIDDVVYVIDGGKIKETNFDTNNNISTMTAEWVSLANAKQRKGRAGRVRPGKCYHLYNGLRASLLDAYQLPEIMRTPLEELCLQIKILKLGFITHFLEKALDPPTEKAVNLAIKNLIDLNALDRAENLTALGFHLARLPVEPHIGKLILFGALLGCLDPVLTIAASLSFKDPFFIPLGKEKMADMRRKVLSRNSKSDHLTIVNAFQGWEEAKQRGARYEREYCWDNFLSANTLQMLHNMKGQFAEHLMHTGFVSSRDPKDPKSNVNSDNEKLIKAVIVAGLYPKVAMIRPSHSKKRPGVKVYTQADGKVCIHPKSVNAEETEFNYTWLIYHLKMRTSSIFLYDCTEVSPFSLLFFGGDITIQKDEDQETIAVDQWIVFRSPARIAHLVKSLKKELDSLLEEKIRNPAPVDWQNRQSKDCAVITAIIDLITTQEKPTGSTKGYGRTWASAQRGQHMYFNDDDDDDD, from the exons ATGAGTTATGGATATGGCGGTGGAGGTGGGAGAAGAGGCAGAAGAGGAGGTCGAGGGTACAGAGATGGAAGCAGAGAAAGATGGgacagaggaggtggaggaggctcGAGAGGACACAGTTCCGACTTTGACCAGGACGGAGGAGGTGGACAACGGGACCGTCCTCCTCCACACCTAAAGGGCCGTGAGATAGGTCTCTGGTATGCAAGATACGGAGCCGTGAGGAGGAAGCAGGCTGACCGGAGATCG cggGCAGTGGTCCAGATGGATGAGGCCAGAGAGCAGCACATTACCAAGCTACTTAACTCTGTCCAAAATGATCAGCCTGGTCCAGAGAGAGATGGCTGGGATGCAAGAGCCTCTACGTCTGGCAACTGGCCGACATCTGCCAATAGAAGCGGTCATTG TTACTTTGATGGGGATGAGCCTGAAGAGGATAAACAGAAGATTGAGATCAAatctgaggaagaggaggaagatatTAGTCCGGGCCAGATAAAAGCAACTCACAAATCACAACG TTACATCTCTCCGGCAGTCGCTAAAGATGAGCCTCCAGACAAGTGGGATGAAGAAGAGCagccagaggaggagaaagagaaactgaGAAGGAAAGATAAGGATCTGGAGTTCTTATTTCAGGAAGTAGTCAGAGACAGTTCACTGGATGACTGCTTAAAGAGAGATCTGCAGAGCAAGAAATCAGATCCAAAGTACAAAGAAATGCTG AAATTCAGGGAAAAACTACCATCCTATGGGAAAAAAGAG gagctggtggagctgatcaATTTGAACCGTGTCCTGGTGGTGAGTGGAGAAACAGGGTGTGGAAAGACCACTCAGGTCACCCAATTCATCCTAGATGACTATATCAACAGAGGCGTAGGCTCGATGTGTCGTGTGGTCTGCACGCAGCCTCGTCGCATCAGTGCCATCTCG GTAGCAGAGCGTGTAGCAGCAGAGAGGGCAGAAAGTGTAGGAAATGGAAATTCTTGTGGTTACCAAATCCGCCTCCAGAG CCGGTTACCACGGAGACAAGGTTCGGTCCTGTATTGTACAACAGGCATTATTCTTCAGTGGCTTCGCTCAGACCC ATTGTTGTCTAGTATTAGCCACCTGGTGCTGGACGAGATCCACGAGAGAAACCTGCAATCTGACGTTTTGCTCGTCATTGTGAAGGACCTTCTCAAGCTCCGAGACGACCTCACGGTCATCCTCATGAGTGCCACGCTCAACGCAGAGAAGTTTTCTAGATATTTTG ACAACTGTCCAATGATCCACATCTCTGGTTTGACGTTCCCAGTGGAAGAGTTCCTACTTGAGGACATTGTGGAGATGACCAg GTATCGTCCCCAGAATCAGGACCGTCGCTCCTCGTGGAAAAGAGGCTTTTTGCAAGGGCGCAACTCCAGACCtgagaaggaggaaaaagaggctGAATACAAGGAGAGCTGGCCTTGCTATGCACGCACACTGCAGGGCAG ATACTCTGACAACACCATTGAGGCACTAGAGATGTTGGACaatgatgagaagattgacctGGAGCTCATCCTGGCACTGATTTGCCATATTGTGCTCAAGGATGAG GAAGGAGCTATCTTGGTCTTCCTGCCTGGCTGGGACAACATCAGCAGTCTCAATGACCTGCTCATGGCTCAGCAGATGTTCCGATCAG acCGGTTTGTTATCATCCCTTTGCACTCCCTCATGCCTACCGTTAATCAGGCGCAG GTGTTCAAAAGGCCTCCTCCTGGAGTTAGAAAGATTGTGATCGCTACCAATATAGCTGAGACCAg CATCACCATAGATGACGTTGTTTATGTGATAGATGGAGGCAAAATTAAGGAGACCAACTTTGAtaccaacaacaacatcagcacTATGACAGCAGAGTGGGTTAGCCTGGCCAATGCCAAACAGAGGAAAGGACGTgctggcag AGTGCGTCCAGGGAAGTGCTATCATCTGTACAATGGTCTCAGGGCCAGCCTGCTGGATGCCTATCAATTACCCGAAATCATGAGGACACCACTGGAGGAGCTCTGCCTGCAGATCAAG ATATTAAAGCTTGGGTTTATAACTCATTTCCTGGAGAAGGCCCTGGACCCTCCCACTGAAAAGGCCGTCAACCTAGCCATCAAGAACCTCATAGACCTG AACGCCCTGGACCGTGCAGAGAATCTGACAGCGCTAGGTTTCCACCTGGCTCGTCTGCCTGTGGAGCCTCACATTGGCAAACTCATCCTGTTTGGGGCTCTGTTGGGCTGCCTCGACCCCGTACTCACCATTGCTGCTTCACTCAGCTTCAAAGACCCTTTCTTTATACCCCTG GGTAAAGAGAAGATGGCAGACATGAGGAGAAAGGTCCTGTCCAGAAACTCCAAGAGTGACCACCTCACTATTGTCAATGCCTTCCAG GGCTGGGAAGAAGCGAAACAGCGTGGTGCAAGGTATGAGAGGGAGTACTGCTGGGACAACTTCCTGTCTGCCAATACACTCCAG ATGCTGCACAACATGAAGGGTCAGTTTGCTGAGCATCTAATGCATACAGGCTTTGTCAGCAGCAGGGACCCCAAAGACCCCAAATCTAACGTCAACTCGG ACAATGAGAAGTTAATCAAAGCAGTGATTGTAGCTGGTCTGTACCCGAAGGTGGCCATGATCAGACCATCTCATAGCAAAAAGAGGCCGGG GGTTAAGGTGTACACCCAGGCTGATGGAAAGGTGTGTATCCACCCGAAATCTGTCAATGCTGAAGAGACTGAGTTCAACTATACGTGGCTCATCTACCACCTCAAAATGAGAACGAGCAGT ATTTTCCTGTACGATTGCACTGAGGTGTCCCCCTTCTCACTGCTGTTCTTTGGAGGAGACATCACAATCCAGAAAGACGAGGACCAGGAGACCATCGCAGTGGACCAGTGGATTGTCTTCAGATCCCCGGCACGCATCGCTCACCTTGTCAAG AGTTTAAAGAAAGAGTTGGATTCTCTGCTGGAGGAGAAAATTCGTAACCCTGCTCCTGTGGACTGGCAAAACCGTCAATCTAAAGACTGTGCTGTCATCACAGCCATCATAGACCTCATCACCACCCAGGAGAAGCCTACAGGCAGCACTAAGGGCTATGGCAGAACATGGGCATCTGCCCAAAGAGGACAACACATGTACTTCAATGACgatgatgacgacgacgacTAG